From Plectropomus leopardus isolate mb chromosome 17, YSFRI_Pleo_2.0, whole genome shotgun sequence, a single genomic window includes:
- the ccdc47 gene encoding PAT complex subunit CCDC47 isoform X1, with the protein MMCVSCPIMRSAYFLLIPALLLLLAFPVSRGRYNDDFDDGEDLADFDDNDFAEFEDMNDDPAAEAETAPPPRASSSSQPEEEEDEDEATVELEDGLDGFEDSETQDQDMYSKYDQEEFEGIGDMEKPVHSMKDPLIIHNVPSHLQNSWESYYMEILMVTGLLAYIMNYIIGKNKNSRLAQAWFNSHRELLESNFALVGDDGTSKEAVSTGKLNQENEHIYNLWCSGRVCCEGMLIQLKFLKRQDLLNVLARMMRPACDQVQIKVTLNDEDMDTFVFAVGTKKAMARLQKEMQDLSEFCGDKPKSGAKYGLPDSLAILSEMGEVTDGVMDNKMVHYITNHADKIESIHFSDQFSGPKVMQEEGQPLKLPETKKTLLFTFNVPGMGNTSPKDMDSLLPLMNMVIYSIDKVKKLRLNREGKLKADRNRARVEENFLKQTHAQRQEAAQTRREEKKRAEKERIMNEEDPERQRRLEEAAQRREQKKIEKKQMKMKQIKVKAM; encoded by the exons ATGATGTGTGTGTCAT GTCCCATCATGCGCAGCGCATATTTCCTCCTGATACCCgcgctgctgctcctcctggcCTTTCCTGTCTCCAGGGGGCGCTACAATGATGACTTTGATGATGGCGAGGACCTAGCAGACTTTGATGACAATGACTTCGCTGAGTTTGAGGACATGAACGACGATCCAGCAGCAGAGGCTGAAACCGCTCCTCCGCCTCGTGCCTCGTCGTCCTCGCAGcctgaagaggaggaagatgaagatgaagccACAGTGGAGCTGGAGGATGGCCTGGATGGGTTTGAGGACTCCGAGACACAG GATCAAGACATGTACAGCaaatatgaccaggaggagtttGAGGGTATTGGAGACATGGAGAAGCCCGTCCACTCCATGAAGGACCCCCTCATAATCCACAAT GTTCCTTCACATCTGCAGAACAGCTGGGAGAGTTACTACATGGAGATCCTGATGGTGACCGGCCTGTTGGCCTACATTATGAACTACATCATCGGCAAGAACAAGAACAGTCGCCTTGCTCAGGCCTGGTTCAACTCACACAGGGAGCTTCTAGAGAGCAACTTTGCACTAGTGG GTGATGATGGCACCAGTAAAGAAGCAGTGAGCACTGGGAAGCTGAATCAGGAAAATGAACACATCTACAACCTGTGGTGCTCAGGGCGTGTGTGCTGCGAAGGCATGCTGATCCAACTCAAG TTTCTAAAGAGGCAGGACCTGCTCAACGTTCTGGCCAGGATGATGAGGCCCGCCTGTGATCAAGTG cAAATCAAAGTGACTCTTAACGATGAGGACATggacacttttgtttttgccgTTGGCACCAAGAAGGCGATGGCCAGGCTTCAGAAGGAGATGCAGGACTtg agTGAGTTCTGCGGTGACAAGCCTAAGTCAGGGGCCAAGTACGGGCTCCCAGACTCCCTGGCTATTCTAAGTGAGATGGGCGAGGTCACGGATGGAGTGATGGACAACAAG aTGGTGCATTATATCACCAATCACGCTGACAAGATCGAGTCCATCCATTTCTCGGACCAATTTTCTGGTCCAAAAGTTATGCAAGA GGAGGGTCAGCCCTTAAAGCTGCCTGAGACCAAGAAGACgctgctgtttacatttaatG tgccTGGCATGGGCAACACCTCTCCCAAAGACATGGACTCTCTGCTCCCTCTCATGAACATGGTGATCTACAGCATCGACAAAGTCAAGAAGCTCCGTCTCAATAGAGAG GGCAAACTGAAAGCTGACAGAAACCGCGCCCGCGTGGAGGAGAACTTCCTGAAGCAGACTCACGCTCAGCGTCAGGAGGCAGCCCAGACACGccgagaggagaagaagagagccGAGAAGGAGAGGATCATGAATGAGGAGGACCCTGAGAGACAGCGTCGTCTGGAg
- the ccdc47 gene encoding PAT complex subunit CCDC47 isoform X2 encodes MRSAYFLLIPALLLLLAFPVSRGRYNDDFDDGEDLADFDDNDFAEFEDMNDDPAAEAETAPPPRASSSSQPEEEEDEDEATVELEDGLDGFEDSETQDQDMYSKYDQEEFEGIGDMEKPVHSMKDPLIIHNVPSHLQNSWESYYMEILMVTGLLAYIMNYIIGKNKNSRLAQAWFNSHRELLESNFALVGDDGTSKEAVSTGKLNQENEHIYNLWCSGRVCCEGMLIQLKFLKRQDLLNVLARMMRPACDQVQIKVTLNDEDMDTFVFAVGTKKAMARLQKEMQDLSEFCGDKPKSGAKYGLPDSLAILSEMGEVTDGVMDNKMVHYITNHADKIESIHFSDQFSGPKVMQEEGQPLKLPETKKTLLFTFNVPGMGNTSPKDMDSLLPLMNMVIYSIDKVKKLRLNREGKLKADRNRARVEENFLKQTHAQRQEAAQTRREEKKRAEKERIMNEEDPERQRRLEEAAQRREQKKIEKKQMKMKQIKVKAM; translated from the exons ATGCGCAGCGCATATTTCCTCCTGATACCCgcgctgctgctcctcctggcCTTTCCTGTCTCCAGGGGGCGCTACAATGATGACTTTGATGATGGCGAGGACCTAGCAGACTTTGATGACAATGACTTCGCTGAGTTTGAGGACATGAACGACGATCCAGCAGCAGAGGCTGAAACCGCTCCTCCGCCTCGTGCCTCGTCGTCCTCGCAGcctgaagaggaggaagatgaagatgaagccACAGTGGAGCTGGAGGATGGCCTGGATGGGTTTGAGGACTCCGAGACACAG GATCAAGACATGTACAGCaaatatgaccaggaggagtttGAGGGTATTGGAGACATGGAGAAGCCCGTCCACTCCATGAAGGACCCCCTCATAATCCACAAT GTTCCTTCACATCTGCAGAACAGCTGGGAGAGTTACTACATGGAGATCCTGATGGTGACCGGCCTGTTGGCCTACATTATGAACTACATCATCGGCAAGAACAAGAACAGTCGCCTTGCTCAGGCCTGGTTCAACTCACACAGGGAGCTTCTAGAGAGCAACTTTGCACTAGTGG GTGATGATGGCACCAGTAAAGAAGCAGTGAGCACTGGGAAGCTGAATCAGGAAAATGAACACATCTACAACCTGTGGTGCTCAGGGCGTGTGTGCTGCGAAGGCATGCTGATCCAACTCAAG TTTCTAAAGAGGCAGGACCTGCTCAACGTTCTGGCCAGGATGATGAGGCCCGCCTGTGATCAAGTG cAAATCAAAGTGACTCTTAACGATGAGGACATggacacttttgtttttgccgTTGGCACCAAGAAGGCGATGGCCAGGCTTCAGAAGGAGATGCAGGACTtg agTGAGTTCTGCGGTGACAAGCCTAAGTCAGGGGCCAAGTACGGGCTCCCAGACTCCCTGGCTATTCTAAGTGAGATGGGCGAGGTCACGGATGGAGTGATGGACAACAAG aTGGTGCATTATATCACCAATCACGCTGACAAGATCGAGTCCATCCATTTCTCGGACCAATTTTCTGGTCCAAAAGTTATGCAAGA GGAGGGTCAGCCCTTAAAGCTGCCTGAGACCAAGAAGACgctgctgtttacatttaatG tgccTGGCATGGGCAACACCTCTCCCAAAGACATGGACTCTCTGCTCCCTCTCATGAACATGGTGATCTACAGCATCGACAAAGTCAAGAAGCTCCGTCTCAATAGAGAG GGCAAACTGAAAGCTGACAGAAACCGCGCCCGCGTGGAGGAGAACTTCCTGAAGCAGACTCACGCTCAGCGTCAGGAGGCAGCCCAGACACGccgagaggagaagaagagagccGAGAAGGAGAGGATCATGAATGAGGAGGACCCTGAGAGACAGCGTCGTCTGGAg
- the dcaf7 gene encoding DDB1- and CUL4-associated factor 7 yields MSLHGKRKEIYKYEAPWTVYAMNWSVRPDKRFRLALGSFVEEYNNKVQLVGLEEESSEFVCRNTFDHPYPTTKIMWIPDTKGVYPDLLATSGDYLRIWRVSDTETRLECLLNNNKNSDFCAPLTSFDWNEVDPNLLGTSSIDTTCTIWGLETGQVLGRVNLVSGHVKTQLIAHDKEVYDIAFSRAGGGRDMFASVGADGSVRMFDLRHLEHSTIIYEDPQHHPLLRLCWNKQDPNYLATMAMDGMEVVILDVRVPCTPVARLNNHRACVNGIAWAPHSSCHICTAADDHQALIWDIQQMPRAIEDPILAYTAEGEINNVQWASTQPDWIAICYNNCLEILRV; encoded by the exons ATGTCGCTTCAcggcaaaagaaaagaaatctataAATACGAGGCGCCATGGACGGTGTATGCGATGAACTGGAGCGTCCGTCCAGACAAACGCTTTCGGTTGGCGTTGGGGAGCTTTGTGGAGGAATACAACAACAAG GTTCAGCTGGTAGGTCTGGAAGAGGAGAGCTCAGAGTTTGTCTGCAGGAACACGTTTGATCACCCGTACCCCACCACCAAGATCATGTGGATCCCAGACACTAAGGGGGTGTACCCGGACCTGCTGGCCACCAGTGGGGACTACCTGCGCATCTGGAGG GTCAGCGACACAGAAACACGCCTTGAATGTTTGCTGAATAACAACAAGAACTCCGACTTCTGCGCTCCCCTCACCTCCTTTGACTGGAATGAAGTTGACCCCAATCTGCTGG GCACTTCCAGCATCGACACCACCTGCACTATCTGGGGGTTAGAGACCGGTCAGGTGTTAGGACGAGTTAACCTGGTATCTGGGCACGTGAAGACCCAGCTGATTGCTCATGACAAAGAG GTGTATGACATCGCATTCAGCCGTGCAGGAGGTGGTAGAGATATGTTTGCCTCTGTGGGAGCCGATGGATCTGTCCGCATGTTTGACCTCCGGCACCTGGAGCACAGCACCATTATCTACGAAGACCCCCAGCACCACCCGCTGCTCCGCCTCTGCTGGAACAAGCAGGACCCCAACTACTTGGCCACGATGGCCATGGACGGCATGGAG GTGGTCATCCTAGATGTACGTGTGCCTTGCACTCCGGTGGCTCGGCTGAACAACCATCGCGCTTGTGTCAACGGCATCGCGTGGGCACCTCACTCGTCATGTCACATCTGCACTGCAG CCGACGACCACCAGGCTCTGATCTGGGACATCCAGCAAATGCCGCGCGCCATTGAGGATCCCATCCTGGCCTACACTGCTGAGGGGGAGATCAACAATGTGCAGTGGGCCTCCACGCAGCCGGACTGGATCGCCATCTGCTACAACAACTGCCTGGAGATCCTGCGTGTCTAA